The Deinococcus betulae nucleotide sequence GCTAAAACGTCCGGGATATCATCTGCCGGGATGTTTGACACGTCCCCTAGATCAATATCCATAATTGAGAGTGCTGGTGTCTGGAGGGTCGCCACCGGATTGACCTTGTACTCAAACATTTGGCCATTTCCACTCTCCTGCTTAGGCTCAGCCTCGACAGCTCGGAGAGACACTTCTACATAGGCAGTCGCGCCTTTAATAAGGTAAGACATTTTTGCATCGTCAGAACCAATCGTGAGATTGCAGCTGATATCATTCCAAGTCATTGTAAGGCGATCACCGCTTAGATCGCCAGCTGACGCCAGGAGCCAAGCTCCGAATGATCCACTCTCAGCTTTAACGGCAGCCGTAATTTTAGTTGCGAGAACATCTTCCTGCCAATCTTGAGGATACTGATCTCGATTTTTTTCCATATTGTTGATAATGAAATTGTTCAGCTGTTCATATGTAGCCGAGAACACTGTATCCCAATTGTTCGTCAGAAAAGGTTGTGAAGCCGCCACCTTCTGATGCCGTTTAGGTCTCGAATTTGGGTTAAAAAATTCGATTCTCGTGCCAGATTCAGTTTTTAGAATATTCTTGATTTTTAACATTTTATACTCCTCTATTGATGCTACAGATTTGCAAATGTTAGCAGATCGGTGTTGAGAGTTACACCAACAGCATGTGAGCTTTGGCTTTGTGACCACCCGACATTGGTTTGTATAGCCGAGAGTCCGAGCTTATTAAGCAAGCCCACTAAGTCATCTTGGATGTCACTAGAGATGACGCTGACAATGGCGTCGGTTACGGAATATACGATCGGTCCACCTGCAGCCCACCACCAGGGAATTTCTGCGTCATGATGAACTATCGGAAATGGGTCCGATGCGAAACTCAATTGCTGCTTAGCTTCTGAAAATAATAAAGGAAGGCTAGCTTGATATGAGAATGTCATATTAATTCCCATATAAAGATCACAATGACCATTTAGTGAAATAGAAACTACATTATGCCCATTGTTAACTATCATTTCGTCAATTACCGGCGTATAATTGATAGACCCAACTTTAACCTCACTTAGATTGAAAGAATGCCTAACTGTAATTCGGCTATTATTTCTATCAAATTGCAAATTATCAGCTGATAAGTGACCCTGAAATGAAGCGGGCAGCTGTGGCATAATCACATACTGCAAAAACGTATTCCCACTGAGGACCGTAGTACTGTTACTTCCTGAAGCACCGGGTAAAAAAGACGCTTCAAGCGTTGTGGCGTTAGGCTTCGTATGGCCATCAAGCATAGCAAGGATAGCTAAGTAGCCTGCATAATTTGCTGCAGTCAGCGATGTATACGCTGACGATGTTGTCTGTAACCACGGTTCGCCTGACACCAACAGGGTCGCCAACACGGCATTCAGCGGCGCTGCATGGTCGGCTACCACTTGTGCCATCTGGTTTTGAAGATCTCGCTGTCCATCAAGGCCGAGGTCATTCAAGACATCCACAGGGCCTTCAATGATCATCGGCGTCACCTTGCCAGGTTGCGGCGGATCCCCCAACAATCCCGCTTGCGATAAATCCATCGTCAAGCTCTCCGCGCCACTCAATGCCAGAAATTCAAGAGAGATCGCCATCTCTAAGCCAACATTTAAAAGATCTAATGTCGCTCCATCTTCAGAGGTGTAGACTCCTTCCACAATTTGAAAGTACAGGAGCAGGAGATTAGCCTGAGTGCTAGGGCGTATGCCCAGCGGACCAATGGTGCCCTGAGCGGTGTATGGTCTCGGTGCACCATGGGCGTTCCCGCCCTGAATAGTGAACGTGCTCAGCACTTCGGCACTCCTGGGTCCGAGTCCAAGATTGATAAAACTCAGTGGCGCCACAGCAGCGGTATCCCAGCCTTCTAAAGAGGGCATATCCTCTCTCCCACTGCTGGCGGCCGGAACACGTCCCTGGTATGGGCGCGCATTCTCACGTGTAATAGGTCAAACATAGATCACTCGCTCCTCCTTCACTGCTGGGTCAACGGGGCGACAAGACTTGGACACGGAGGCGTCCAGACGAATACGTGCAGTTTTGCCTGATGTGTCAGCTTTTCCCTGAACGTGCCTCAAGTCTGCCTAGGGTCCAGTAAGCTGGCCGTAAACGTCTCGTAAACAGATTGAAAGTCTAGGTTTATGTCGGGCCAGGGGTGGCGAAAATTGGACGCTACTTCATGTCATCTCGTCAACTGACGGGCGAACGGAGTCTGTAACCTGATTGAAGGGAATTTCACTGCCAACGCTGTCGGGCTTCAATCCTCTGATTTCACGTCCGCCCTGCTGCTGGCCTGTCAGCTCGTCTCAACAAGTTGCCAAGATCTTCTCTTCAGACTGCGGCCACCGTGACTATCCCCTCCTCACCAGCGGTGTCCTGTCTGCCTTATCTTCAGACGCTCGGCACCTGGAGTCTTTCCTCTAGGCTCCTGACGCGGCCACTCGCACTGTTGCTCCTCACGTACCTGGCCGTTGAAGGGCCGCAGCGACGTTCTACGCTCTGGACCCTGTTCTGGCCTGATGCCGCACATCCCACAACGAATCTGCGGATGACACTGCGCCATATCCAGCGTCAAGCCTCAGGCGTCATGTCTCAGCCCACGCCAGACACGCTGGCTTTCGACGGACCATGTGACTACCAAGAACTGTGCACGGCGCTGGGACGGCATGAGGTGGCCGAGCTCCTTCGTCTCTACAGGGGCTGTTTTCTCTATCAGGTTCGGATTCCCGAACACCTGACTGACCTCACTGAATGGGCCCAGTCGGTACAAATGACGACTGCCCGTCGTGTTCGGGCCAGTCTGCTTCAAGGGGCCGATTACGCCCTGCAGGACAGGCAGGTTGATGAAGCGCGTCTTCTGGTTGAACGAGCGACGCAGTTACCAGGCGCGCCACTCTTTG carries:
- a CDS encoding TULIP family P47-like protein; this encodes MPSLEGWDTAAVAPLSFINLGLGPRSAEVLSTFTIQGGNAHGAPRPYTAQGTIGPLGIRPSTQANLLLLYFQIVEGVYTSEDGATLDLLNVGLEMAISLEFLALSGAESLTMDLSQAGLLGDPPQPGKVTPMIIEGPVDVLNDLGLDGQRDLQNQMAQVVADHAAPLNAVLATLLVSGEPWLQTTSSAYTSLTAANYAGYLAILAMLDGHTKPNATTLEASFLPGASGSNSTTVLSGNTFLQYVIMPQLPASFQGHLSADNLQFDRNNSRITVRHSFNLSEVKVGSINYTPVIDEMIVNNGHNVVSISLNGHCDLYMGINMTFSYQASLPLLFSEAKQQLSFASDPFPIVHHDAEIPWWWAAGGPIVYSVTDAIVSVISSDIQDDLVGLLNKLGLSAIQTNVGWSQSQSSHAVGVTLNTDLLTFANL